The sequence below is a genomic window from Candidatus Margulisiibacteriota bacterium.
ATGACCTGAAGCCGACGCACCCGGTCGAATTCGGCACCTCCGGCCACCGCGGTAGTTCTCTGACCGGCTCTTTCAACGAACGGCATATCGCGGCGATCAGCCAGGCGATCTGCGAATACCGGGCAACTCAAGGAACGACCGGTCCCCTCTTTATCGGTTTTGACACCCACGCCCTCTCTTTTCCGGCGTTCAAGACCGCGCTGGAGGTCTTGGCTGCTAACGGAGTTGAAGTCGTTTGTCACAAAGATGATGAATTCACTCCTACCCCGGTCATTTCGCGCCTGATTATCAATCATAACCACGGCAGGTCAAACGGACTGGCGGACGGCATTGTCATCACTCCCTCTCACAATGGGCCGCAGGATGGTGGTTTTAAATATAACCCGACACATGGCGGTCCGGCGGACACCGATGTCACCGGCTGGGTTCAGGATCGGGCCAATCAGCTAATTAACAATAATAACGAAGGGGTTAATGCAACCCCATTTGAAACGGCCAGAGGTGCCGGTACAGTCAAGGAAACAGATTTTATCACCCCGTTCGTTGCCGACTTGGCCAGGGTAGTTGATTTTGAAGCGATCCATGCCGCGAAAATTAAGATCGGCGCCGATCCGATGGGCGGCTCTGGGGTCCATTATTGGGCTCCGATCGCGGAAAAATACGGTCTCGATCTCACGGTCGTTAATGATGTGGTTGATCCGACGTTTGGCTTTATGACTGTTGACAGCGATAAAACGATCCGTATGGATTGTTCTTCCAAGGACGCCATGGCAAGTTTGATCAGCTTGAAAGATCAATATCAGATCGCCTTCGGCAACGATACCGATTTTGACCGACATGGGATCGTCACTCCCGACGGGCTGATGAATCCGAACCATTATCTCTCCGTCGCCATCTGGTATCTGCTGCAGTACCGGCCGCAGTGGTCAAGAAACTTGAAAATAGGAAAAACGATCGTCAGCAGCAGCATGATTGACAGAGTTGTTAAAGGTTTTTTAAACCATGAGCTTTACGAAGTCCCGGTCGGCTTCAAATGGTTTGTTAAAGGGTTGTCAGAAGGTTGGCTGGCTTTCGGCGGCGAAGAGAGTGCCGGCGCCTCTTTCCTCACCCTGGACGGCAAGACCTGGACGACCGATAAAGACGGATTTGCCCTGGCGCTTCTTTCGGCCGAGATCGTGGCCAGAATAGGGAAAACGCCTTCGCAAATTTACAGAGAAATCCTGGTGCCGCGCTACGGTGACCCGTT
It includes:
- a CDS encoding phosphoglucomutase, alpha-D-glucose phosphate-specific (catalyzes the interconversion of alpha-D-glucose 1-phosphate to alpha-D-glucose 6-phosphate); translated protein: MTKTPEIIPGQKAPPEMQIDISQLVAAYYDLKPTHPVEFGTSGHRGSSLTGSFNERHIAAISQAICEYRATQGTTGPLFIGFDTHALSFPAFKTALEVLAANGVEVVCHKDDEFTPTPVISRLIINHNHGRSNGLADGIVITPSHNGPQDGGFKYNPTHGGPADTDVTGWVQDRANQLINNNNEGVNATPFETARGAGTVKETDFITPFVADLARVVDFEAIHAAKIKIGADPMGGSGVHYWAPIAEKYGLDLTVVNDVVDPTFGFMTVDSDKTIRMDCSSKDAMASLISLKDQYQIAFGNDTDFDRHGIVTPDGLMNPNHYLSVAIWYLLQYRPQWSRNLKIGKTIVSSSMIDRVVKGFLNHELYEVPVGFKWFVKGLSEGWLAFGGEESAGASFLTLDGKTWTTDKDGFALALLSAEIVARIGKTPSQIYREILVPRYGDPFYKRADITLNTENVTAFRKNVKTLANRLSVGAEIAGRRIVQILTTAPGNGAAIGGTKVILDDGSWFAARASGTELKGKLYIESYQGEEHWQTIHDQVYPMLMGV